From a single Rhinolophus ferrumequinum isolate MPI-CBG mRhiFer1 chromosome 15, mRhiFer1_v1.p, whole genome shotgun sequence genomic region:
- the RPS16 gene encoding 40S ribosomal protein S16 translates to MPSKGPLQSVQVFGRKKTATAVAHCKRGNGLIKVNGRPLEMIEPRTLQYKLLEPVLLLGKERFAGVDIRVRVKGGGHVAQIYAIRQSISKALVAYYQKYVDEASKKEIKDILIQYDRTLLVADPRRCESKKFGGPGARARYQKSYR, encoded by the exons ATGCCGTCCAAGGGTCCTCTACAGTCCGTGCAGGTCTTCGGACGAAAG AAGACGGCCACAGCCGTGGCGCACTGCAAACGGGGCAACGGCCTCATCAAGGTTAACGGGCGGCCTCTGGAGATGATCGAGCCGCGCACGCTGCAATACAAG CTACTGGAACCTGTTCTGCTTCTGGGCAAGGAGCGATTTGCCGGTGTGGACATCCGAGTTCGTGTGAAGGGTGGTGGTCATGTGGCCCAGATTTATG CAATCCGCCAGTCCATCTCCAAAGCCCTGGTGGCCTACTACCAGAAAT ACGTGGATGAGGCTTCTAAGAAGGAGATCAAAGACATCCTCATCCAGTATGACCGGACCCTGCTGGTAGCTGATCCCCGTCGCTGCGAATCTAAAAAGTTTGGAGGTCCTGGCGCCCGTGCTCGCTACCAGAAATCCTACCGATAA